The DNA region acaaagaaaaatataaggcCTAGAACATAAGACAACAAAACTGTGAAACTCTATTCTGTATTACACAAAACTCACACTATAAAATGAGCAATAAACATGAAATCTCAGGTTTTTTCCTTATTCATCTTAGAATAACTTGTACGCGTAAGACCCAAAAACTCATCAGAGCTTCGAGAAAGGTTTGGTGAGAGAGCCGAAGAACGAAGACGTCGGAGACACGTACGGCAACTTGTCAGCGACTTCGTCTCCGGAgctttcttttgtctttctctcaTCGTCTTCCTCTCCTTTAATGGCTTCCTTCTCAGCATCGTCCACAATCTGCTCAGAGTCGTTAACATAACTCAAGACAAAAATTATTCCCAAATTGTTTTGCCGTCAaactaaaaagttttaaaaccaaaccTTTCCGGTGACATCAGGAGAAACAGAGGGGAGAATAACAGTGAGATTGGTTTTAATCCGGTGCAAAGCGTCTTTCGTCATCCCCTGAGCCGCTCCGGCGAAATCCTTGATCACACCTTCCAAAAACTGCTTAGTGTTTTCCAGCGACTCCGACGGAACCGAAGCAGCGGCTAGTTTCTCTAAAACTCTATCTTTAACCGATGCAAGACTCTTCAGCCCCAACACCATCGTCGTCTTCCTCTGCTTATCTCCCTCTTCTGAATCTGATGATTCCACAGGGTTGTTCGGGTTAGGCTTCTCTGAGATTTTGATCGCGTGGTCAGGAGAGTAGAGGTTACCCTGGTCCACGTTTTCGTCGCGTTTTGTAGCGATTTTGATCGCGTGGTCTGGAGAGTATAGCTTCCCCTGCCCCACACCGTCCGAAGCTTCTACGCCGTCGGATTTCGTGGCGGAGATTTGGCGATGATTATCCATTTTGTTGTACTTGACAGTTCAAAAAgtctttttctcactttttttttttgggtttttgtgtGTGACGGAACAGAGCAAAGCCACTTTAAACCTATCattctggttttgttttttgtttgtgttaatgTCTCTTCATGACGTGGCAACACGTGTCTTCTGTTATGCGTTACTGGATGGTTAATGGGCTCTATTTAGTTTGTGGTATCAAATAACAAAGGCCCATCAGACGGAGAATGGGTTTTGATTGTTACCGGATTTATCTCAGACCCGACCCGACTCGATCGACCcggaaatgaaaacaaaatgggGAAAACACAGAGGCGGCGTTAGACCAAGGAACTGGAGTTACACAGTAGTGAGAGAAGGGAGGAATaagaagagaggagaaagatgaaCAAGAAGGAGATCTTCAAGCTAGCGAAAGGTTTCAGGGGAAGAGCGAAGAACTGCATAAGAATTGCTAGGGAGAGAGTAGAGAAAGCTCTTCAGTACTCTTACAGAGATAGGCGTAACAAGAAACGTGAGATGAGAGGTCTCTGGATCGAGCGCATCAACGCCGGTTCTCGTCAACACGGTGTACGTCTTTCCTTTTTCATCCCACAAATTGATATTAGGTTTTTGCCTGATTGCTTCGCGTCACTGCTATAATGCCTTTATTCGATAAATTATGATTTAGTTTAGAAATGACATTTCTGAGATATTGATGGCAGCTTTTAGGTCCGTAATCGAATCCTagcgatttagggttttgtttgttcaaTTGGGGTGCTTAATTTCGCCGGAGTTGTTGAAATAATTGCTTTTGTTATACGGTATAACTTATACCTAATTGCTTTACTGTCTTCGTCTATGTCAAAAGTTgtagtttgattgtttatgttgcTATATCCTCGATAATTTTATTATGCAATGGATCTCTGTGCTTGCATCCACATATTGATAGAGATTGAACTTGCTGAAATGTTGAACGAAGGGCATTTTATACTGCTTGTATCTTATCTTTGATCAATTTTGGTGTTTTCGAAATTCTGAGATATTATGCTTATGAAGATCAATTTTGGAGTTTTCAAATGTATGAGATGCTATCCAAATGGAGATTTTAGGATGTGAATGTCTTACCCTGTAACTATGCAAGTATCATTTCGTGTTGGTAATATTGTTTCCAACTAATCGAAACTGTAATTAATTCCTAATACAAGTAGAGTAACATATTTTTCTAACTTAGTTACTTGGTTTTAGATTTGCAACACATTTTTGATGACTCCTGTTCACTTGTAGTCTTGGTTCCATTGTTTAATGCTCTTTCAAATCTATGCTATTATATGTAGATtaatactctgtttcttgtgAAAAACATGGATTGACATATTTCATTGGAATCCTAACATCTAAAACCTGAAACAGGTGAACTACGGTAACTTCATCCATGGACTGATGAAGGAGAACATCCAGCTGAACAGGAAAGTCCTCTCTGAGTTATCTATGCACGAACCTTACAGCTTCAAAGCACTTGTGGACGTTTCCCGCAAGTCTTTCCCTGGAAACAAGAACGTGGTCCAAGCATCTCGGAAAGTAGACATTTCATCCATCAATGCCTAGTTAGGACCAAGTTAGTTTCATCTCCTCCTTAAGGACacataatatttagtaatttgtcAGAATAACATGTACCCCGGTGATACTACTATACTTTTGCAATTTGAGAAAATGTATTTCGTCATCTTATTTCGTTTAGCAAATCTAAATACACTGGTTTGTTTATTACTTTGAGAAAAGAAGATTAATTCACCTAAATAGTTATAGACCTAAACCCTAGGATCGGAACAGTATTTGCTATAATCACGTCATTGCGCATAAATGCCCTGTTATGGAAGAAACAAATACCGGAACCGTGAATCAAAGGGAACTACACCGCATTTGCTACTAGATGAACCCAGAAAACCCCACCGTTGTCGCCGGTGAATGCATTGCTCAACAAATGCGGCTTGGCGAGGAGGCAAATGACGTGAAATCCACAGAGAAACCTTGCAGTCATCGACAAATTTCTTGGCGAAGCAGTGAAGCATGTGAGGCACAATCAACTTCCCCCTGGGGCTCACTCCCACTGACGCCTGGATATAATCTTTCTGagcttcttcaagttcttcgGCTACGTTCTCGGCTGAGTATATTCTCACCTGCAAGTGATTTCTGTGAGAAATTTGCTATGTGGATTCAAAAATTCTGATTTGAAACGCAGATAGATGTGGAAAGATTACTGTAGGAGATGAGTGCATTCCACAGCTGAGAGCGAAAGACACTAGAGGTTCAGGTGTGCTTATCCCTGCTTGTCTCTGTGCTTCTGATACTTTCAGCTTGAGAATGGAGAGAAGCAGAGCCTGAATATCCCGGTTTTGGTAAGAGATATagaatagaaaatgaaaaagtttcagaaaataaagaagtTTGAGCTGAGTTTAGTACGATTTGAGGTCGATGCAGTGGAGGGTTCATCTTTAGAGTCATGTATTCGATCGTTGCTGCGTTGTATGAATGCCCACCAACTGTATAAGCAGCCTGATACAACGTCCAAATCAGAGACTTATTTTAACCTGTTTGAACCAAACCAATAAGTTAAGGTAGTTTTGTGTTTGGAGATCAAACCTTTTGCATCAAGGAGAAGAGCTTTATGTCGGTTTTTGGTACGCCGTAAGCTAAGTATGCCTGAATCAGACGACCAGGAAATTGTAAGTTTTGTATCTGCAAACTGAAGTTTAGCGAAAATTCGGAAGACATTATTACATGCATGATCAAGGCATTGTATATGTTGATCCAGAAGGCGAGCTTCTCGTTGTGGCTTAGTTCTGTTGGATTTACTCTGGCAAGTCTTTCGACGAGGTTCCTGTAATAAAAATACCACATAAGAGTTAGCGTTTGTCAAATTCCAAGGGCCTTAACTGAATCTCAGAAGATGCTTAAACTGTGTAAATACCTGAATCTCCATAACTCATCTGAAGCATATCCGAGCCTCTTCTCCTCAACAGACATTGAAGCCACTTCAGTTGCAGATCTGTAACTCCCTATGTCAGCCCAGCTCAGCTTTCCTTGGACTCTATAAGGATCAAATGCATTGCTCTCTGTTGCTAAAACATCTGAGTTCTTCTGAATATCGATCCGTGGTCTCTGTGCCCACCTGGAGATCCGTGAGTGTTCTGAAGGAGACCACCACGATGTTGATGACGATGATGTAGGGTTCTCACGAGAAGAAAAACTGGTAGTCTCTTGTGAGGATTTGGATCCTGCAGATGTCTCTCCTAGAGACACAAATATGTTTCTCATGCATCTAATCATCTCCTTGGATAGTTCATTGGCATTATCAAAACTCTGCAAGGACTTTGCCAGTTTGCTTCTAGGTTGTCCTTTGTGTTCCTTGCGGCGTAATGTTTCGTTCTTTTCAGAAAGTCTAACCAAATCTATAGCATTCTGGGCAACAATGTTGTAATCAGAGCCAGGCACATGAGACAAATATTAAACATACAGAAGAATTTAATTAACATACAGGTGGAGATAGAGAATGCGTGAGGTTATGCTCGGCGAGTTTTCTCTCGTTTCGCTCTTGAATCAGCAAGAAATGTAGAGACATGATCTCTTGTTCGAGCTTAGAGACCGTAGCTTCCATTGCTGCTATATTGGATAGAAGTTCTTGAACCTGCGGGTTTTATAGGAACATTCACAAGGTTCAAGCTTTTATCCATGACCGTCCAAGCTTAGAACTTAAGACAAGTTGGAGAAACATACGCTACGTGGAAGAGAAGATGCGTGAGACAGCTCAATCTTATGGCTTTGATCAGAAGCCTTCAGCAATAGAGCGCGTAGTGCAGTTTCCTTCtgcaattgatctcttaatcgCTGCACCTGTTTCAGACCGTAACAGAGTCTGAGCTGTTACAAATTTTTACAGATTTCTCGACATGATTAAAAGAGAGGTGAGTGAAACTCACATCGTGCTCGAGTTCGAATCTGTAAAGGTGAAACTTGCTTTTCTTGGGGGAATCAAGACCGTTGATCACTTTAGTAACATTCTTTGGCTGTATTTTGAGAGAAAGCTTAAAGTGAAATTGACATCTTGAGGAGCAAGTTAATGGAAACTCTTTCATTGGATTCAAGGAAACTAAACCTGTGAGAGATTAACGGCTTTGGTCTGAGAGAATCTGGACAAAGAACTTGCTCTGCATAACACATCAATGATAGAAttaggaagaaacagagaggaggaagaagaaagacttattcagacaagaaaagaaactggaaaaaaaggaatgaaaCTTTACTGTTTAGATGCGATCAGAGAGTCTCCAGACATTGTATGATCGATGAATTTGGCTTTAAACTTGGTCTGGATCTCTCCAGTCGCTTAATAATGAAATGACTCAACAAAATGAGATTCAGACAAAGAACCTGGTGATCaggaaagaagaaacagaagagaagagagagagagagagaaagagagagagcttgggACATCTGTGAAGATGAGTTGAATGGGATCGGGTCCAAAGAGGAGACTCAATAAATGCATGAGAAATATTTAGCTATTTGTCACTTTCATCACAGCCCCCATTGCACGAGTTGTTCTAcccaaaaaaacagagtaaattttAAAGCTCGAACCTTTACCTTCCAAGaaacttttttctcttttaaaccaTTCGAGTAAATCTAATAAAAGTTACATTATTCTTAggctttttataaattttttaaaatttgataatgatGTGTGTATGATTGTTTGTTTTCACGTTATGTTAGTTGGAATATAAAAGGAGattgcttttggttttttttgcaaaagaaatCAGAAGATATGATTGATGATCTTCAAGACTTGAAagccaaataaaataaatgagcAACAATTAATGTTTTAccaattaaagttaaaaaaaaatatataagaaagaatGGTAGCAAAGTTGAGGAATCTCCATGAAAGCACATTCCCACTACATGTACTATAGTCCATAACACAGATAAAGTTTACAGTTTAATAGTGAAAGTGTATGATTTGGAAACTCTTTTTTCCAAAGTAAGTCGAGCCAAAATAAATATTCTGCAAGTCCCAATAGTATTATTGTAGTAGTTGACAATCCTCTCCTCTCTATAAGGACTTGCCCTATAAAACTGCTtggaaataaatgaaaataagaataacaaaaccaaaaaaaaaaactatttttattatgAAAGTGTATGCAAATAAATGCAGTGTGTTAAAAGAGATCGAAATGCGAAAGTAACGTATGCATTTTCTTTTGTACAGGAAATAAATGCtcaaggaagaaacaaaaaaaaaaatagtacctGGCCCAAAACCACGCGCTCTCGGCCTtctcaatttctaaaatatgcGAAAAAGGCCCAATTTCGAGGGTTAGTCCACGGGTTTTTGTAGCACGCGCTCAACGCGCGATAGGTGCGCGTGGGTTTTCATATTATAGCCTCATGAAAAAACGAACCTAAATATATCTCCATTAACTTAGGctttaaaaatacttttaagactttaaaaatatttaaaacatttacagTCATTTTTAGCTAATCAGACTTttgttgcttttatttttttaaaagttttgaaaatcattttttttttcctgaacgAATAGGAGAAGAGCAATGTTTGCGATCTAGAGGACAATATGAGTATTGAACCTATTTCTTTGATGCTCGTAATCGTTTTTTCAGTCATTCCTTTCATATAtccattatctttttttttgggtttgtgtaTTTAGTTGATTTCCTGCTCGCTTCGCATCTGTAGGAGATATTTGGTTATCTCCTTGTTGATTTCGTTAAACGTAAATGTGAATTtgtgttcaaatttttttatatgaaaatgtgttgtctttcttagatttcct from Camelina sativa cultivar DH55 chromosome 3, Cs, whole genome shotgun sequence includes:
- the LOC104775777 gene encoding uncharacterized protein LOC104775777, translating into MNKKEIFKLAKGFRGRAKNCIRIARERVEKALQYSYRDRRNKKREMRGLWIERINAGSRQHGVNYGNFIHGLMKENIQLNRKVLSELSMHEPYSFKALVDVSRKSFPGNKNVVQASRKVDISSINA
- the LOC104775776 gene encoding uncharacterized protein LOC104775776, whose product is MDNHRQISATKSDGVEASDGVGQGKLYSPDHAIKIATKRDENVDQGNLYSPDHAIKISEKPNPNNPVESSDSEEGDKQRKTTMVLGLKSLASVKDRVLEKLAAASVPSESLENTKQFLEGVIKDFAGAAQGMTKDALHRIKTNLTVILPSVSPDVTGKIVDDAEKEAIKGEEDDERKTKESSGDEVADKLPYVSPTSSFFGSLTKPFSKL
- the LOC104775778 gene encoding uncharacterized protein LOC104775778 isoform X1, with product MSGDSLIASKQASSLSRFSQTKAVNLSQPKNVTKVINGLDSPKKSKFHLYRFELEHDVQRLRDQLQKETALRALLLKASDQSHKIELSHASSLPRSVQELLSNIAAMEATVSKLEQEIMSLHFLLIQERNERKLAEHNLTHSLSPPNAIDLVRLSEKNETLRRKEHKGQPRSKLAKSLQSFDNANELSKEMIRCMRNIFVSLGETSAGSKSSQETTSFSSRENPTSSSSTSWWSPSEHSRISRWAQRPRIDIQKNSDVLATESNAFDPYRVQGKLSWADIGSYRSATEVASMSVEEKRLGYASDELWRFRNLVERLARVNPTELSHNEKLAFWINIYNALIMHAYLAYGVPKTDIKLFSLMQKAAYTVGGHSYNAATIEYMTLKMNPPLHRPQIALLLSILKLKVSEAQRQAGISTPEPLVSFALSCGMHSSPTVRIYSAENVAEELEEAQKDYIQASVGVSPRGKLIVPHMLHCFAKKFVDDCKVSLWISRHLPPRQAAFVEQCIHRRQRWGFLGSSSSKCGVVPFDSRFRYLFLP
- the LOC104775778 gene encoding uncharacterized protein LOC104775778 isoform X2 is translated as MSGDSLIASKQASSLSRFSQTKAVNLSQPKNVTKVINGLDSPKKSKFHLYRFELEHDRLRDQLQKETALRALLLKASDQSHKIELSHASSLPRSVQELLSNIAAMEATVSKLEQEIMSLHFLLIQERNERKLAEHNLTHSLSPPNAIDLVRLSEKNETLRRKEHKGQPRSKLAKSLQSFDNANELSKEMIRCMRNIFVSLGETSAGSKSSQETTSFSSRENPTSSSSTSWWSPSEHSRISRWAQRPRIDIQKNSDVLATESNAFDPYRVQGKLSWADIGSYRSATEVASMSVEEKRLGYASDELWRFRNLVERLARVNPTELSHNEKLAFWINIYNALIMHAYLAYGVPKTDIKLFSLMQKAAYTVGGHSYNAATIEYMTLKMNPPLHRPQIALLLSILKLKVSEAQRQAGISTPEPLVSFALSCGMHSSPTVRIYSAENVAEELEEAQKDYIQASVGVSPRGKLIVPHMLHCFAKKFVDDCKVSLWISRHLPPRQAAFVEQCIHRRQRWGFLGSSSSKCGVVPFDSRFRYLFLP